The window TTTCCTGCCCGCGTGGGCAATCTGGATGCCGACTTTGCCGCCGAATGCATGCACCAAACGGGCGATTTCCGTAAGACCGGCTGTATGCTTATCGGACCAGATTCCCAAATCATGCTCGCTGATTCGGCCTTCCGGCAAAACGGCCGTAGCTTCCACCATGACCAACCCCGCCTGACCGACGGCCCGGCTGGCATAATGCACGAAATGCCAATCGTTTGCCACGCCGTCCCCGTTGCGGCATGAATACATGCACATCGGGGACATGACGATCCTGTTTTTAAGCGCCAACTTATTGATCGTAATGGGAGAAAATAATTCGCTCATCGCAACCACTCCGTTTTGGTTTGTTTTTCCTGTTTTTCACATGTTATTTTAAAACTTCGGCCATTCCAATGCAAAAATTCCGACTTTCCGCACGAAAAGATGTTATCCAAGCGTTGCTAGTGTTATACTGATTTTTGACAGGAGGGAGACTTAAAACGTGAAACCGAAAGTTTTTATTGCCAGGCCGATACCGCAGGAAGCGATTGACATTGTCGCGGAGCGCTGCGATTATCGGATATGGGATAAAAAAGAGCCGATTCCCCGCGATCTTTTGCTTGCCCAATTGGCCGACGCCGACGGGCTTGTTACATTCGGCGGCAGAGTGGACAGGGAAATGCTTGCGCACGCGCCGCGGCTGAAAGTGGTCAGCAATATTTCCGTAGGGTATAACAATTTCGATTTGCCCGAGATGAAGCGGCGAAAGGTGCTTGGCACGCATACGCCGCATGTGTTGGACGATACGGTTGCGGATATGGTCATTGCGCTGATGCTTGCGGCTGCGCGCAGAATTACGGAGCTTGATGCGATGGTAAAAGCGGGGCAATGGCAAAAAGGCGCCGACTTTGACTTGTACGGCGTTGATGTGCACCATGCTACCCTGGGCATCATTGGGATGGGACGAATCGGCGAGGCTGTGGCCAAGCGGGCGCGGTTCGGTTTTTCCATGGACGTGCTGTATACGAATCGCCGCCGCCGTCCGGACGCGGAACAAGCGGTCGGGGCAACTTTTGTCAGCCTGCCCGAATTGCTGCGCCGCGCGGATTTCATCGTCGTGCTGGTTCCGTTAACGGAGGAGACGTATCATCTGATCGGCGAGGCGCAATTTGCCGCCATGAAGGATTCGGCCATTTTTGTCAACGTGTCCCGGGGAAAAACGGTGGACGAAGAAGCGCTTTACCGCGCGCTTTCTTCCGGCGCCATTCGCGCCGCCGGCCTTGATGTGTTTGAACGGGAACCGGTTGCCCCGGATAATCCGCTGCTCAGGCTGAAAAACGTCGTCACGGTGCCGCATATCGGCTCGGCGACGGCAAAGACCAGGCTGGAAATGGCAAAAGCCGCCGCGCGGAGTGTGGTTGCCGGCGTTCATGGCGAGCGTCCGTTATATGTCGTACCCGAATTGCAGGAGTTGTTATGAGCTATTGTGATCTGGCGTTACATACCGATAAATATCAAATCAATATGATGTATGCCCATTGGAAAAACGGCACCCACAACCGGAAAACCGTATTCGACGCGTACTTTCGCAAGCTGCCTTTCGCCGGGGGATATGCCGTATTTGCGGGGCTAAAGCGGATTGTCGAATATGTGGAGCAAATTTGTTTTAAGGAAGAGGATCTGGCT is drawn from Bacilli bacterium and contains these coding sequences:
- a CDS encoding D-glycerate dehydrogenase, yielding MKPKVFIARPIPQEAIDIVAERCDYRIWDKKEPIPRDLLLAQLADADGLVTFGGRVDREMLAHAPRLKVVSNISVGYNNFDLPEMKRRKVLGTHTPHVLDDTVADMVIALMLAAARRITELDAMVKAGQWQKGADFDLYGVDVHHATLGIIGMGRIGEAVAKRARFGFSMDVLYTNRRRRPDAEQAVGATFVSLPELLRRADFIVVLVPLTEETYHLIGEAQFAAMKDSAIFVNVSRGKTVDEEALYRALSSGAIRAAGLDVFEREPVAPDNPLLRLKNVVTVPHIGSATAKTRLEMAKAAARSVVAGVHGERPLYVVPELQELL